One part of the Solanum dulcamara chromosome 3, daSolDulc1.2, whole genome shotgun sequence genome encodes these proteins:
- the LOC129881864 gene encoding glycine-rich cell wall structural protein: MIGEGVIKVGVLALLCFHVLVGSVAFARNVKDFEDEKFFTIGEGGGFGGGFGAGGGFGDVDGGGYGGGGGGGYGGGFGKGGGIGGGAGGGGGIGGGIGGGAGGGGGIGGGIGKGGGIGGGAGGGGGIGGGIGGVGGGVGKGGGIGGGAGGGGGIGRGIGGGAGGGGGIGGGIGKGGGIGGGAGGGGGVGGGIGGGVGGGAGGGVGGGAGGGKGGGISGGAGGGAGGGIGKGGGIGGGAGGGVGGGIGKGGGIGGGAGGGIGKGGGIGGGAGGGVGGGIGKGGGIGGGVGGGVGGGIGGGAGGGVGGGIGKGGGVGGGVGGGAGGGIGKGGGIGGGIGVGGGAGSGIGKGGGIGGGGAGGSVGGGIGKGGGIGGGAGGGVGGGVGGGICKGGGIGGGVGGGAGGGIGKGGGVGGGVGGGAGGGVGGGIGKGGGIGGGAGGGVGGGGGGGAGGGVGGGIGKGGGIGGGVGGGAGGGIGKGGGVGGGVGGGAGGGIGGGVGGGAGVGFGKGGGIGFGGGGGGGVGGGIGGGVGGGFGGGFGVGGGAGGGFGGGGGGGIGGDY, translated from the exons ATGATAGGTGAGGGAGTGATTAAGGTCGGGGTGTTAGCATTGCTTTGCTTTCATGTTCTTGTGGGGAGTGTGGCTTTCGCTAGAAATGTGAAAgattttgaggatgagaagttttTTACTATTGGTGAGGGAGGGGGATTTGGTGGTGGTTTCGGCGCTGGTGGAGGTTTTGGCGatgtggatggtggagggtatGGTGGTGGCGGTGGAGGTGGTTATGGTGGTGGGTTTGGAAAAGGTGGTGGAATTGGGGGTGGTGCAGGAGGCGGGGGTGGAATAGGTGGAGGAATTGGTGGTGGTGCGGGAGGTGGAGGAGGAATAGGTGGAGGCATTGGTAAAGGTGGTGGCATTGGGGGAGGAGCTGGTGGCGGGGGTGGAATAGGTGGTGGCATTGGAGGAGTAGGTGGAGGCGTTGGTAAAGGTGGTGGTATTGGAGGTGGAGCTGGAGGCGGGGGTGGAATAGGTAGAGGCATTGGAGGAGGAGCCGGAGGCGGGGGAGGAATAGGTGGAGGCATTGGTAAAGGTGGTGGCATTGGAGGCGGTGCAGGAGGTGGGGGTGGAGTAGGTGGGGGCATTGGAGGTGGAGTTGGTGGCGGTGCAGGAGGTGGTGTTGGTGGGGGAGCTGGAGGTGGAAAAGGAGGAGGAATTAGTGGTGGTGCTGGTGGTGGTGCTGGAGGTGGAATTGGCAAAGGTGGCGGCATTGGTGGAGGTGCCGGTGGTGGTGTAGGAGGAGGAATTGGCAAGGGGGGTGGCATTGGTGGTGGTGCAGGAGGTGGAATTGGCAAAGGTGGCGGCATTGGTGGAGGTGCCGGTGGTGGTGTAGGAGGAGGAATTGGCAAGGGGGGTGGCATTGGTGGTGGTGTAGGAGGAGGAGTTGGTGGTGGCATCGGAGGAGGAGCCGGTGGTGGTGTTGGAGGTGGGATCGGTAAAGGAGGTGGCGTTGGTGGAGGAGTTGGTGGTGGTGCTGGAGGTGGGATTGGCAAAGGTGGCGGCATTGGTGGTGGCATAG GAGTTGGTGGTGGTGCTGGAAGTGGGATTGGCAAAGGTGGCGGCATTGGTGGTGGAGGTGCCGGTGGTAGTGTAGGAGGAGGAATTGGAAAGGGCGGTGGCATTGGAGGTGGTGCAGGAGGAGGAGTTGGTGGTGGTGTTGGAGGTGGGATATGTAAAGGTGGTGGCATTGGTGGAGGAGTTGGTGGTGGTGCCGGAGGGGGAATTGGCAAAGGTGGCGGTGTTGGAGGTGGTGTAGGTGGAGGTGCCGGTGGTGGTGTAGGAGGAGGAATTGGAAAGGGCGGTGGCATTGGAGGTGGTGCGGGAGGAGGAGTTGGTGGCGGCGGCGGAGGAGGAGCCGGTGGTGGTGTTGGAGGTGGGATCGGTAAAGGTGGTGGCATTGGTGGAGGAGTTGGTGGTGGTGCTGGAGGGGGAATTGGCAAAGGTGGCGGCGTTGGAGGTGGCGTAGGTGGAGGTGCCGGTGGTGGCATCGGAGGAGGTGTCGGTGGTGGTGCAGGAGTAGGATTCGGCAAGGGTGGCGGCATTGGATTTGGTGGTGGAGGAGGAGGTGGAGTTGGTGGTGGCATTGGAGGAGGTGTCGGTGGTGGATTTGGAGGTGGATTTGGAGTAGGTGGAGGAGCAGGAGGTGGTTTTGGCGGAGGAGGAGGTGGTGGAATCGGAGGAGATTACTAA
- the LOC129883166 gene encoding uncharacterized protein LOC129883166 isoform X1, which yields MPDIEGLVNDFVANLSKRKVEGSQATSRLTAELLRSVVSLQRLPPTNPAAVLIEAVRGIGVKLVAANPVELAVGNIVRRVLHIIREEDLSLLTSKTCDLDLSAASDDERTIDQDYDPSQSAAAAAAAAKSFLRPPSLHALLENMPDKSVPSNIYTSSSGGDSEEKSKADKLARTRKLKHDVIEAINMLIEDIDTCHELIAEQAVEHIHQNEVILTLGSSRTAFEFLCAAKEKKRSFRVVVAEGAPRYQGHALAKELVSRGLQTIVVTDSAVFAMISRVNMVIVGVHAVMANGGVIAPVGMNMVALAAQKHAVPFVVVAGIHKLCPSYPHNPEVCLNDMRSPAELLEFGRFSNCMEFGMDSGAPLQVVNPGFDYVAPELVSLLITDIGGHNPSYMYRLISDYYSADDFDLQGRIHK from the exons ATGCCTGATATTGAGGGACTTGTGAATGATTTTGTTGCAAACCTCAGCAAACG TAAGGTTGAAGGGTCACAAGCAACATCGCGGCTAACAGCAGAGTTGCTTCGTTCTGTAGTTTCGTTGCAAAGATTGCCACCTACTAACCCAGCTGCAGTGCTCATTGAGGCTGTGAGGGGTATAGGTGTTAAATTGGTTGCTGCCAACCCCGTTG AGCTTGCTGTTGGAAACATTGTGAGGCGTGTTCTTCATATTATCCGGGAGGAGGATCTCTCTCTTTTGACAAGTAAAACGTGCGACTTAGATTTATCAGCTGCAAGTGATGATGAAAGAACCATAGACCAGGATTATGACCCAAGTCAgtctgctgctgctgctgctgctgcagcTAAAAGTTTTCTACGACCTCCTTCATTGCATGCACTTCTGGAGAATATGCCAGATAAATCTGTACCGAGTAACATATACACCTCCTCTTCAGGTGGAGATTCTGAAGAGAAAAGCAAAG CTGATAAACTTGCCAGGACTCGGAAGTTAAAGCATGATGTTATTGAGGCAATTAACATGTTAATTGAAGATATTGATACTTGTCATGAGCTGATCGCAGAACAGGCAGTTGAGCATATTCACCAAAA TGAAGTAATACTAACACTAGGTAGTTCGAGAACTGCCTTTGAATTCCTCTGTGCTGCAAAAGAGAAAAAACGGTCTTTTCGGGTGGTTGTTGCAGAGGGCGCACCGAG GTACCAGGGTCATGCTCTTGCAAAAGAGTTGGTATCAAGAGGTCTACAAACTATAGTTGTCACAGATTCTGCAGTTTTTGCAATGATTTCTAGAGTAAATATG GTTATAGTGGGAGTTCATGCAGTGATGGCCAATGGTGGTGTCATTGCACCTGTTGGAATGAACATGGTTGCACTTGCAGCTCAAAAGCATGCTGTTCCATTTGTCGTAGTTGCTGGCATTCACAAG TTGTGCCCTTCATATCCACACAATCCAGAGGTTTGTCTGAATGACATGCGATCCCCTGCTGAACTTCTTGAATTCGGGCGATTTTCAAATTGCATGGAATTTGGAATGGATAGTGGGGCTCCGCTTCAAGTTGTTAACCCTGGTTTTGATTATGTGGCACCTGAGCTTGTCAGCCTCCTCATCACAGACAT TGGAGGGCATAACCCGTCATACATGTATCGTCTCATTTCGGATTACTACTCAGCTGATGATTTTGATTTGCAAGGGAGGATACATAAATGA
- the LOC129883166 gene encoding uncharacterized protein LOC129883166 isoform X2, with the protein MPDIEGLVNDFVANLSKRKVEGSQATSRLTAELLRSVVSLQRLPPTNPAAVLIEAVRGIGVKLVAANPVELAVGNIVRRVLHIIREEDLSLLTSKTCDLDLSAASDDERTIDQDYDPSQSAAAAAAAAKSFLRPPSLHALLENMPDKSVPSNIYTSSSGGDSEEKSKADKLARTRKLKHDVIEAINMLIEDIDTCHELIAEQAVEHIHQNEVILTLGSSRTAFEFLCAAKEKKRSFRVVVAEGAPRYQGHALAKELVSRGLQTIVVTDSAVFAMISRVNMVIVGVHAVMANGGVIAPVGMNMVALAAQKHAVPFVVVAGIHKLCPSYPHNPEVCLNDMRSPAELLEFGRFSNCMEFGMDSGAPLQVVNPGFDYVAPELVSLLITDIKYLEVPLTEFKQSMLISHIFWKAVGD; encoded by the exons ATGCCTGATATTGAGGGACTTGTGAATGATTTTGTTGCAAACCTCAGCAAACG TAAGGTTGAAGGGTCACAAGCAACATCGCGGCTAACAGCAGAGTTGCTTCGTTCTGTAGTTTCGTTGCAAAGATTGCCACCTACTAACCCAGCTGCAGTGCTCATTGAGGCTGTGAGGGGTATAGGTGTTAAATTGGTTGCTGCCAACCCCGTTG AGCTTGCTGTTGGAAACATTGTGAGGCGTGTTCTTCATATTATCCGGGAGGAGGATCTCTCTCTTTTGACAAGTAAAACGTGCGACTTAGATTTATCAGCTGCAAGTGATGATGAAAGAACCATAGACCAGGATTATGACCCAAGTCAgtctgctgctgctgctgctgctgcagcTAAAAGTTTTCTACGACCTCCTTCATTGCATGCACTTCTGGAGAATATGCCAGATAAATCTGTACCGAGTAACATATACACCTCCTCTTCAGGTGGAGATTCTGAAGAGAAAAGCAAAG CTGATAAACTTGCCAGGACTCGGAAGTTAAAGCATGATGTTATTGAGGCAATTAACATGTTAATTGAAGATATTGATACTTGTCATGAGCTGATCGCAGAACAGGCAGTTGAGCATATTCACCAAAA TGAAGTAATACTAACACTAGGTAGTTCGAGAACTGCCTTTGAATTCCTCTGTGCTGCAAAAGAGAAAAAACGGTCTTTTCGGGTGGTTGTTGCAGAGGGCGCACCGAG GTACCAGGGTCATGCTCTTGCAAAAGAGTTGGTATCAAGAGGTCTACAAACTATAGTTGTCACAGATTCTGCAGTTTTTGCAATGATTTCTAGAGTAAATATG GTTATAGTGGGAGTTCATGCAGTGATGGCCAATGGTGGTGTCATTGCACCTGTTGGAATGAACATGGTTGCACTTGCAGCTCAAAAGCATGCTGTTCCATTTGTCGTAGTTGCTGGCATTCACAAG TTGTGCCCTTCATATCCACACAATCCAGAGGTTTGTCTGAATGACATGCGATCCCCTGCTGAACTTCTTGAATTCGGGCGATTTTCAAATTGCATGGAATTTGGAATGGATAGTGGGGCTCCGCTTCAAGTTGTTAACCCTGGTTTTGATTATGTGGCACCTGAGCTTGTCAGCCTCCTCATCACAGACAT AAAGTATCTTGAAGTTCCTCTTACTGAGTTTAAGCAATCCATGCTGATTTCACATATCTTTTGGAAGGCTGTAGGCGACTGA
- the LOC129883167 gene encoding 50S ribosomal protein L28, chloroplastic, with protein sequence MATIMAGISLRGPVVSGHRAFSVTKRALPKLKLSSELSFVASQLSGLKISSTHLSSPASLSVPFKTSLQPVARRICPFTGKKSNRANKVSHSNHKTKKLQFVNLQYKRIWWEEGKRFVKLRLSTKAIKTIEKNGLDAVAKKAGIDLSKK encoded by the exons ATGGCAACAATAATGGCTGGTATAAGCCTCAGAGGACCTGTAGTGAGTGGTCACAGGGCATTTTCAGTGACCAAAAGGGCTTTACCCAAGTTGAAATTGAGCTCAGAATTGAGTTTTGTGGCTTCCCAATTGAGTGGACTCAAGATTTCAAGCACCCATTTGAGCTCTCCTGCTTCACTTTCTGTTCCTTTCAAGACATCCCTTCAACCTGTTGCTC GTAGAATCTGTCCCTTCACTGGCAAGAAGTCCAACAGGGCAAACAAGGTCTCTCATTCAAACCACAAAACAAAAAAGTTGCAATTCGTAAACCTTCAATACAAGAGAATTTGGTGGGAGGAAGGCAAGCGATTCGTGAAACTGAGGTTGTCAACAAAGGCCATAAAGACCATTGAGAAAAATGGACTTGATGCTGTAGCCAAGAAAGCTGGAATTGATCTCAGCAAGAAGTAG
- the LOC129883168 gene encoding uncharacterized protein LOC129883168, whose amino-acid sequence MGSNRQKDKNGKRSSSKGERSDGTSARTRPLSFDEIMLRRKSKKDERDIKNNFVGADSVSHKEDRPKKTTDCLEPERHRYESLPSASKHNSENSRKLGSTPIEDNVMAGKYARDKHRERRESEIKLKTSINKDVSNKTLAGSNTDKDCLVLRRKDQDFIDDSGNETGKRHSRDLARKERSADKTDERHEEGRKDKNPGKDGRPSYRKRKDMEMPSDAILNEAEKNNSRNHGRIDSYADRTKEKSESRRRKHQSDDGERNDALLNKADRRHSRNHGRTDSYADRIKEKSESGRRKHRSDDEERNDALLNEAEKRHLRNHGRRDSYADRTKEKSESGRRKSDEEERNRDKNADRKHSSVKVSEITGRVEASRAHLEEERPKRRSRSRENDRDRGRRSRSGSPRGRKHSAHDLRERGEFSSHSSKDKSGRSHYDLDKKISSNGSDSHSNRHEGSTSGLGGYSPRKRKSEAAAKTPPRTNRSPERKAAWWDLPPASAGSSVTGSVPSSVESSMQSVIPHTHQFSSMIPASSYTPKAASVSYNYLSSSILAIDSVQLTQATRPMRRLYVENLPNSASEKDILDWINNFLMSSGVNRIQGTQPCISCMIHKEKCQALLEFLTPEDASAALSFDGRSFSGSILKIRRPKDFVEVATGVPQKSVAAADWIDDTVEDSPYKIFVGGISRTISSEMLMEIAKAFGPLKAYHFRMNSNLNEPCAFLEYVDHSVTLKACAGLNGMKLGGKVLTVVQAVPDTTLLDKDENTPLYRIPQHAKPLLEKHTVVLKLKNVVDAFVLSFLSEVELEELVEDIRLECARFGSVKSINVVKQSQCSLTSDPTIMDTSSTLNESNMEFGKESDRNEPITRSDDHELVVGGSHLPNSDYHELEVGGSHIPNSDDHKLEVGRPHLPTSDEPMETNSAEEAERCADSKTHISQPSKGDSQKAGDDHALAGGSHSDVRPSEELIKDGSSDPLPDDGSVSARGTNCQENSEVTHTAMVSERKDENANPSPLECLEIKNESPVKEAIKSQEDNGNVNGVSESEFSLKEELDAPEELEKREEISIIEVFEPGDVLVEFRRAEAACMAAHCLHGRLFDDRIVTVEYVPLDLYRTKFPKQN is encoded by the exons ATGGGATCCAATCGACAAAAAGATAAGAACGGTAAACGTAGTTCATCAAAGGGTGAAAGAAGCGATGGCACATCAGCTAGGACAAGACCTCTCAGCTTTGATGAAATTATGCTTAGAAGGAAAAGTAAAAAAGATGAAAGGGACATTAAGAACAATTTTGTAGGAGCTGACAGTGTATCACATAAAGAAGACAGGCCTAAGAAGACCACTGATTGTTTGGAACCTGAGCGACATCGCTATGAGTCATTACCTAGTGCTTCCAAGCATAATTCTGAGAATTCTAGGAAGTTAGGGTCAACTCCGATAGAGGATAATGTGATGGCTGGTAAATATGCTAGGGATAAACATAGAGAAAGAAGAGAATCTGAAATCAAATTGAAGACGTCAATAAATAAAGATGTAAGCAATAAGACACTAGCAGGTAGTAACACCGATAAAGATTGTCTTGTCCTGAGAAGAAAAGATCaggattttattgatgattCTGGAAATGAAACTGGTAAAAGACATTCAAGAGATTTAGCCCGGAAGGAAAGATCGGCAGATAAGACTGATGAAAGACACGAAGAGGgaagaaaagacaaaaatcCTGGTAAGGATGGGAGACCGTCATACAGGAAGAGGAAAGATATGGAAATGCCAAGTGATGCTATTCTGAATGAGGCTGagaaaaataattcaagaaatcaTGGACGGATAGATAGTTATGCTGACAGAACCAAAGAAAAGTCTGAATCAAGAAGAAGGAAGCACCAAAGTGATGATGGGGAGAGAAATGATGCTCTTCTGAATAAGGCTGATAGAAGGCATTCAAGAAATCATGGACGGACAGATAGTTATGCTGACAGAATTAAAGAAAAGTCTGAATCAGGTAGAAGGAAGCACCGAAGTGATGATGAGGAGAGAAATGATGCTCTTCTGAATGAGGCTGAGAAAAGGCATTTAAGAAATCACGGACGGAGAGATAGTTATGCTGACAGAACTAAAGAAAAGTCTGAATCAGGTAGAAGGAAAAGTGATGAGGAGGAGAGAAATAGAGACAAGAATGCCGATAGAAAGCACAGTTCAGTGAAAGTTTCTGAAATTACTGGAAGAGTGGAAGCTTCTCGCGCTCATCTAGAGGAAGAAAGACCAAAGAGAAGGTCACGAAGTCGAGAGAATGATAGAGATCGGGGTAGAAGGTCTCGATCTGGTTCACCGAGAGGACGTAAGCATTCAGCTCATGATCTCAGAGAGCGTGGCGAGTTTTCCTCTCATTCTTCCAAAGATAAATCTGGAAGATCACATTATGATCTGGATAAAAAGATATCCAGCAATGGTTCAGATAGTCATTCCAACCGCCATGAAGGATCTACAAGTGGTCTTGGTGGCTATTCACCAAGAAAGAGGAAATCAGAGGCTGCTGCTAAAACTCCTCCCCGAACTAATCGCTCTCCAGAACGAAAAGCTGCTTGGTGGGATCTACCACCTGCATCAGCTGGTTCCAGTGTTACTGGTTCTGTTCCTTCTAGTGTTGAGTCTTCAATGCAGTCTGTAATACCACATACACACCAGTTCTCTAGCATGATTCCTGCTAGTTCATACACACCAAAGGCTGCCAGTGTTTCATATAATTACTTATCGTCATCTATACTTGCAATTGATTCTGTCCAGCTGACACAAGCCACACGACCTATGAGAAGGCTTTATGTAGAGAACTTGCCAAACTCCGCCTCTGAGAAAGATATTCTGGACTGGATTAATAATTTCTTGATGTCTTCAGGAGTTAATCGCATTCAAGGAACTCAACCATGTATCAGCTGTATG ATACACAAGGAGAAGTGCCAAGCTCTTTTAGAATTTTTAACCCCCGAGGATGCTTCTGCTGCACTATCTTTTGATGGAAGATCTTTCTCTGGTTCTATTCTTAAAATCAGACGCCCAAAAGACTTCGTTGAAGTGGCT ACTGGTGTTCCTCAGAAGTCGGTGGCTGCAGCTGATTGGATAGACGACACTGTAGAGGATTCTCCATATAAG ATTTTTGTTGGTGGAATTTCAAGAACTATTTCATCAGAGATG CTTATGGAGATTGCTAAAGCCTTTGGACCTTTGAAAGCTTACCATTTCAGGATGAATTCAAATCTCAATGAACCTTGTGCATTTcttgag TATGTTGATCATTCGGTTACTCTTAAAGCTTGCGCTGGTCTTAATGGTATGAAGTTGGGTGGAAAAGTGTTAACTGTTGTTCAGGCTGTCCCAGATACTACTTTACTG GACAAAGATGAGAATACACCTTTATACCGGATTCCGCAGCATGCAAAGCCACTTTTGGAAAAGCACACTGTAGTTCTAAAGCTGAAAAATGTG GTGGATGCATTTGTACTCAGTTTTTTGTCTGAAGTAGAACTTGAAGAATTAGTGGAAGACATCAGATTGGAGTGTGCCAG GTTTGGCTCAGTTAAATCAATTAATGTTGTAAAGCAAAGTCAATGTTCTCTCACGTCTGATCCTACTATTATGGATACTAGTTCTACGTTGAATGAGAGCAATATGGAGTTTGGGAAAGAGAGTGACAGAAATGAGCCGATCACTAGGAGTGATGATCACGAGTTGGTAGTTGGTGGGTCACACCTCCCCAACAGTGATTATCATGAGTTGGAAGTTGGTGGGTCACACATCCCCAACAGTGATGATCATAAGTTGGAAGTTGGTAGGCCACACCTCCCCACCAGTGATGAACCCATGGAAACCAATAGTGCTGAGGAAGCTGAAAGATGTGCTGATAGTAAAACACATATATCACAACCTTCAAAAGGTGATTCTCAAAAGGCTGGAGATGACCACGCTTTGGCTGGCGGCAGTCATTCCGATGTTAGACCTTCTGAGGAGCTAATAAAAGACGGTAGCTCTGATCCACTACCAGATGATGGTAGTGTCTCTGCTCGAGGGACAAACTGCCAAGAAAATTCTGAGGTTACCCATACTGCTATGGTTTCAGAAAGGAAAGATGAAAATGCTAATCCCAGTCCACTGGAGTGTCTTGAGATAAAAAATGAATCACCAGTTAAGGAAGCAATTAAATCACAGGAAGACAATGGAAATGTAAATGGAGTTTCTGAATCGGAATTCTCATTGAAAGAAGAGTTGGATGCTCCAGAGGAACTTGAGAAAAGGGAAGAAATTTCTATTATTGAGGTGTTTGAACCTGGCGATGTACTTGTGGAGTTTAGAAGAGCAGAAGCTGCATGCATGGCTGCTCATTGTTTACATGGACGACTGTTTGATGACCGAATAGTGACTGTGGAGTATGTTCCCCTTGATCTCTATCGGACAAAGTTTCCTAAACAAAACTAA